Proteins encoded by one window of Juglans regia cultivar Chandler chromosome 15, Walnut 2.0, whole genome shotgun sequence:
- the LOC108984234 gene encoding uncharacterized protein LOC108984234 isoform X5 encodes MEGFHSMKRKQLQALCKKHGVPANLTNREMADKLTLLLEEEGEPINKGPSCSKDLGEIGSANDSKIVNKNVKKVKFSPDNETFIFVGSESDSDSDKDYTMVKKRAGKRRSTVKLLSKKQVQVVDSVREIGVSGKNIDRQVRITRSRAQVVGGDAAPLVGKKRPRIGTIVESMEVNDVGFSDKPPVDAVSVDSVAGVMKSQAIGRRGRRKTRNSRRNDGVVLLDDVSDDNVEEGAKQKKMSKPSRSNVTKEKGSSTLSTKMGEIGAVGRITRSRTQLDAKASAVDSRANTVEVQVEREEVLQLEEPLKGLGSKGLKKKSVGPQKARVKIDILAMEGPEPGKVLRRSKRNAAIDEDSEPSIRDLGKTKVRTRRAEAQIVEKASAVDNESESFADQKECEDGVRGPGRDANKQDLVVPQKGKLVSKGPLLRKETKKRLRNAGVEGNTGANPTVEPTKEHEKLSLPHGRPRRSNRNSLMLTTSAHMVGDMRNRETAGRVKQARESLQGENLYAVEEPLSNLNASRNDSIFISNADGARKVGRMKRRREPNPKGKGSVIESESSIEKSPRHSTHDVLKSDFVAAIEGPSPIVDTGSAVQDTVDHRINPDSSCIKEISGKSMGKQKGSTRKSSAKKGLRFLEVSAVTSDLGEVIDTTTTVKEKVVPTPVELKGISTDQCAHNSVTELEVFNEKENILLGDVEGKLPLNYISEGNMDDEPCQLNSRVNIADVDSVKLEPLNIQSKVGSVVSSGNASPADCLLPLYQSYYNGEAANLSEMKRRRLETEEPLTGENMNLRSDKQDGQSDGDDQTSVQEDQHQQDANIIDKLIIHEIVVEDHPSQLREIRCSNRKFKHTSERGQEISALDLFEGEEIDQVEIVAGVTEIEQTISEANLLNTETGEGKHGHSDIAATPLRPALESQAVSAISKEVIANYLGTSSPKKDALEEEENQPGAQSIAQSTILERSNKNHVGEEKYSSYRIEVPNETICIGETSESNAVEKIRTELEMTNENNNEETLHSGEGVRPTSNKEPLDRGSEQNLRIDGCCLRNLDSGVGQSAEEKENDVSDYSFDTSFVETYVTCLHELSAVGRITPTVPQEMDTCTVENTSTSIVGLKCPASSAKEDIAPSKPTSLKDNDEQEGGENMNLRNDKQDDQSDGDDQTSVQEDQNLQDANEIDKTIIHEFVIEDHLSELREIICSDRKSKYTSDSAEEISALDLFKGEEIDQVEILAGVTEIEQTISEANLLIAETGKGKHAHSDTAAVPLGPALESRDALSGISNEVMANYLRTSSPKKDAPGEEENQSGAQSTAQSTTLERGNTNHAGEEKYSSYGIETPEERICMGETPVSNAAEKMGTELGMTNESKNESLHSGRAVPTSGEELFGRVFEQNLRIDGGCLPILDGGVSQGAEKKESDLSDENVDFCFDETKVTFLHEFSSRGKITPIVQQETDTGRVENTSTSIVGLKCPASAKEDSSPSEPTSLKGNDEQEGEGNHLKDPLLLSHNGRNAIESGVALLHKAEDSVLTTFKVDAAEEKTEARSAQTDSNDENPNDAAKDVIEPSSLLHFSLEESQGGNKSESEEVNNILDELLSPNIVGVRSAERSAEEKVTSGFDGTKLFPLEALNAVSRQELFLEKVFDDEVGVIHRNSNVKALDDMLSSKNYMGSKDIFYAEGQKRELFAEQRDHVDMKEYSECSQQVELGDHRGGEVVGLVSQSPDSTSGDPCDNFAKGEVGESAHDDDSCGISAAVPDEAAHTVTMEKMGIVEAKLVGSLLTVSPVEQKKPYYGSGDEVLKIDASAVCTSNEVLPKDSEGIEETSSGVVLTSFQLDEVRFGNLDNQILEVSPELDGSFSIGLDVLVSMDDKPADRVENFETVAADEADAECSGRKNDSEKVGDGAKLFEEALVSPHLFDCSRDEDGFDSFVEGNSYDTEGKEMADDGRGDNEVSPEERVGAQKNDGPVDGNVENSATAPQELAGDQVDGQNGAVTHADLNGIDFLTFNEPLRRSSVDKTEEGLGFNRLAKMGIDSASSEGPGYAEFENSHVVTSEKSEVAVNHVVLPTVIALPSFATRALDSNDDSCAFTTWELNLLLGGSEEDEVEKSGGVDSVANLLSTTSEDTEEVSMNVAIAEDQHGTHEQHMVEDVAQMVGSCLAVSDEPISENDNESKKQGEVFAITQEHAGCENDEHQFIKVGISSSSIDTEIPDAADLDVSNRVTAEETMAECGHNDSKQVQNNADVGGTKFSVGRDGSEHRVEAMEIDVPKIDATIEELSPASTNMVVGREIDAEFVQTPQSKLESPKLKEKASLSVKQLNSSVVKGTMFKASLIPRTPKNLNMKENVGSSKNDQIGNTTAARTMPKRRPLEDLQNN; translated from the exons ATGGAAGGTTTTCATAGCATGAAGAGGAAGCAATTGCAAGCGCTATGCAAGAAGCATGGCGTACCCGCTAATTTGACGAACCGTGAAATGGCGGATAAGCTTACTTTGCTTCTCGAG GAGGAAGGAGAACCTATAAATAAAGGTCCGTCGTGCTCGAAGGACTTGGGGGAAATAGGCAGTGCAAATGATTCTAAGATTGTGAATAAGAATGTGAAGAAAGTTAAGTTTAGTCCAGATAATGAAACTTTTATATTTGTGGGTTCAGAATCGGACTCGGATTCAGATAAAGACTACACAATGGTGAAGAAACGGGCGGGCAAGAGAAGGTCTACAGTCAAGCTTCTTTCCAAGAAGCAAGTTCAAGTTGTTGATAGTGTTCGGGAAATAGGAGTCTCTGGGAAAAATATTGATCGCCAGGTTAGAATCACAAGGTCAAGAGCGCAAGTGGTTGGCGGAGACGCAGCGCCTTTAGTTGGGAAGAAGAGGCCGAGAATAGGCACAATTGTTGAAAGTATGGAGGTGAACGATGTTGGGTTTAGTGATAAGCCGCCTGTAGATGCAGTCTCGGTTGATAGTGTTGCCGGTGTCATGAAGTCTCAGGCTATTGGAAGAAGAGGTCGAAGGAAGACGAGGAACTCGAGACGTAATGATGGGGTTGTTTTGTTGGATGATGTTTCTGACGACAATGTGGAAGAAGGtgccaaacaaaagaaaatgtcgAAGCCATCAAGATCGAATGTGACAAAGGAGAAAGGCTCTTCTACATTAAGTACGAAAATGGGGGAAATTGGTGCTGTTGGTAGGATAACGAGGTCCCGGACTCAGCTTGACGCTAAAGCTTCTGCAGTTGATAGTAGGGCTAATACTGTTGAGGTTCAGGTAGAACGTGAAGAGGTTCTTCAACTTGAAGAACCCTTGAAGGGTTTAGGTAGCAAAGGCTTGAAGAAGAAATCTGTTGGACCCCAGAAGGCGAGGGTGAAAATCGATATCCTTGCTATGGAAGGTCCTGAACCAGGAAAAGTTCTGAGACGCTCAAAACGAAATGCAGCAATTGACGAAGACTCAGAACCGTCGATAAGGGatttaggaaaaacaaaagttagGACCAGACGGGCTGAAGCCCAGATTGTGGAGAAAGCTTCTGCAGTTGACAATGAAAGTGAAAGTTTTGCAGATCAGAAAGAATGTGAAGATGGCGTGAGAGGTCCAGGCAGAGATGCCAATAAGCAGGACTTAGTTGTGCCACAGAAGGGTAAACTGGTGAGCAAAGGACCACTGCTGAGAAAGGAGACTAAAAAACGATTAAGAAATGCAGGCGTGGAAGGGAACACAGGAGCTAATCCGACTGTAGAACCTACGAAAGAACATGAGAAGCTTTCTTTACCACATGGGCGTCCAAGGAGGTCCAACCGCAACAGCTTGATGCTCACAACTAGTGCCCACATGGTTGGAGACATGAGGAATCGCGAGACTGCTGGAAGAGTTAAGCAAGCACGAGAATCACTTCAAGGAGAAAAtttgtatgcagtggaagagcctcTGTCCAATCTGAATGCGTCAAGAAAcgattcaattttcatctctaaTGCTGATGGAGCAAGAAAGGTTGGGAGGATGAAGCGAAGACGGGAACCAAACCCAAAAGGAAAAGGTTCGGTCATTGAAAGTGAAAGCTCAATTGAAAAATCTCCTAGACATTCCACGCATGACGTCTTGAAAAGCGATTTTGTAGCGGCCATTGAAGGGCCTTCTCCAATTGTGGATACTGGGTCCGCAGTGCAGGACACTGTAGATCACCGAATTAATCCAGACTCCAGCtgcataaaagaaatttcaGGAAAATCCATGGGGAAACAGAAGGGATCCACGAGGAAATCTAGTGCAAAGAAGGGACTTCGTTTCTTGGAGGTCTCTGCTGTAACTTCTGACTTGGGCGAAGTTATCGATACTACCACGACTGTAAAGGAAAAGGTGGTCCCAACACCTGTGGAGTTGAAGGGGATTTCCACGGACCAATGTGCACATAATTCCGTCACTGAATTAGAGGTTTTcaatgaaaaggaaaacattTTACTAGGAGATGTCGAAGGGAAATTGCCCCTCAATTATATTAGTGAGGGTAACATGGATGATGAGCCATGTCAGTTAAACAGCAGAGTGAATATTGCGGATGTTGATTCGGTTAAACTAGAACCACTAAACATCCAAAGTAAAGTTGGGAGCGTGGTTTCTTCTGGCAATGCCTCTCCAGCTGATTGTTTGCTGCCTCTCTATCAGTCCTATTATAATG GTGAAGCTGCCAACCTTTCGGagatgaaaagaagaagattggAAACAGAAGAACCCTTGACAGGCGAAAACATGAACCTTAGAAGTGATAAGCAAGATGGCCAATCAGATGGGGATGACCAGACTTCAGTTCAGGAGGATCAGCACCAACAAGATGCCAATATAATTGATAAACTCATAATTCATGAGATAGTTGTTGAAGATCATCCGAGTCAACTCAGGGAAATTAGATGCTCAAACAGAAAATTTAAACATACCTCTGAGAGAGGTCAAGAAATTAGTGCACTTGATCTGTTTGAAGGAGAGGAAATAGACCAAGTAGAAATCGTCGCAGGGGTTACGGAAATAGAGCAAACTATTTCAGAAGCCAATCTACTTAATACTGAAACTGGCGAAGGAAAACATGGCCACAGTGATATAGCTGCAACTCCGCTTAGACCTGCATTAGAAAGTCAGG CCGTTTCAGCAATTAGCAAAGAAGTGATAGCCAACTATCTTGGTACTTCCTCACCTAAGAAAGATGCCCTAGAAGAAG AAGAGAATCAGCCTGGAGCCCAAAGTATTGCACAATCCACAATCCTTGAAAGAAGTAACAAAAATCATGttggagaagaaaaatattctagTTATAGAATTGAAGTTCCAAATGAAACAATTTGCATAGGTGAAACTTCTGAAAGTAACGCTGTGGAGAAAATCAGGACTGAGCTGGAGATGACAAATGAAAACAACAATGAAGAGACATTGCATAGTGGGGAAGGAGTACGGCCAACTTCTAATAAAGAGCCTCTTGACAGGGGCTCTGAACAAAATTTAAGGATTGATGGATGTTGCCTTCGTAATTTAGACAGTGGAGTTGGTCAAAGTgctgaggaaaaagaaaatgacgtCTCAGATTATAGCTTTGATACAAGCTTTGTCGAAACCTACGTTACATGTTTGCATGAACTTTCTGCTGTGGGGAGAATCACTCCGACTGTTCCACAAGAGATGGATACTTGCACAGTTGAAAATACTTCCACCTCTATTGTTGGATTAAAAT GTCCTGCTTCTTCTGCCAAAGAAGACATCGCCCCTAGTAAACCCACTTCTCTGAAAGACAATGATGAACAAGAGGGAG GTGAAAATATGAACCTTAGAAATGATAAGCAAGATGACCAATCAGATGGGGATGACCAAACTTCAGTTCAGGAGGATCAGAATTTACAAGATGCCAATGAAATTGATAAAACAATTATTCATGAGTTCGTTATTGAAGATCATCTGAGTGAACTCAGGGAAATTATATGTTCAGACAGAAAATCTAAATATACCTCCGATTCAGCTGAAGAAATTAGTGCACTTGATCTGTTTAAAGGGGAGGAAATAGACCAAGTAGAAATCCTTGCAGGGGTTACAGAAATAGAGCAAACTATTTCAGAAGCCAATCTACTTATTGCCGAAACTGGCAAAGGAAAACATGCCCACAGTGATACAGCTGCAGTTCCCCTTGGACCTGCATTAGAAAGTCGGG ACGCCCTTTCAGGTATTAGCAATGAAGTGATGGCCAACTATCTTCGAACTTCCTCACCTAAGAAAGATGCCCCAGGAGAAG AAGAGAATCAGTCTGGAGCCCAAAGTACTGCACAATCCACAACGCTTGAAAGAGGTAACACAAATCATGCTggtgaagaaaaatattctagTTATGGAATTGAAACTCCAGAAGAAAGAATTTGCATGGGTGAAACTCCTGTAAGTAATGCGGCGGAGAAAATGGGGACTGAACTGGGCATGACAAATGAAAGCAAGAATGAATCATTGCATAGTGGGAGAGCAGTACCAACTTCTGGGGAAGAGCTTTTTGGCAGGGTCTTTGAACAAAACTTAAGGATAGATGGTGGTTGCCTTCCTATTTTAGACGGTGGCGTTAGTCAAGGTGCCGAGAAAAAAGAAAGCGACCTCTCAGATGAAAACGTCGATTTCTGTTTTGATGAAACTAAAGTTACATTTTTGCATGAATTTTCTTCTCGGGGAAAAATCACTCCGATTGTTCAACAAGAGACGGATACTGGCAGAGTTGAAAATACTTCGACCTCCATTGTTGGGTTAAAAT GTCCTGCTTCTGCCAAAGAAGACAGCTCCCCGAGCGAACCCACTTCGCTGAAAGGCAACGATGAACAAGAGGGAG AAGGGAATCATCTTAAAGACCCATTGCTATTATCACACAATGGAAGAAATGCTATTGAGAGTGGTGTTGCTTTGTTGCATAAAGCGGAAGACTCGGTTTTAACTACTTTTAAGGTTGATGCTGCAGAGGAGAAAACGGAGGCAAGAAGTGCACAAACGGATTCGAATGATGAAAATCCAAATGATGCTGCGAAAGATGTGATAGAGCCATCGTCTTTACTTCATTTTTCTCTGGAGGAGTCGCAGGGTGGAAACAAGAGTGAGAGTGAAGAAGTGAATAATATTTTGGATGAGCTCTTAAGCCCAAACATAGTTGGAGTTCGCAGTGCCGAGAGAAGTGCAGAAGAGAAAGTTACTTCTGGTTTTGATGGTACTAAGCTATTTCCCTTGGAAGCATTAAATGCAGTGAGTCGTCAAGAATTATTCTTGGAGAAGGTTTTTGATGACGAAGTGGGGGTTATACATAGAAACAGCAATGTAAAGGCTCTTGATGATATGCTTTCAAGTAAAAACTATATGGGATCAAAGGATATTTTCTATGCTGAAGGACAGAAAAGAGAATTATTTGCTGAGCAGCGTGACCATGTGGACATGAAGGAGTATTCCGAGTGTTCTCAGCAAGTTGAACTTGGTGACCACCGTGGTGGGGAGGTGGTTGGACTGGTGAGTCAGAGTCCGGATTCAACTTCAGGGGACCCTTGTGATAATTTTGCTAAAGGGGAAGTTGGTGAAAGTGCACATGACGATGATAGCTGTGGAATTAGTGCAGCCGTACCAGATGAAGCAGCTCACACTGTGACCATGGAAAAAATGGGTATTGTTGAGGCAAAACTAGTAGGGAGTTTGCTAACTGTTAGTCCAGTTGAGCAAAAGAAGCCATATTATGGTTCTGGGGATGAAGTTTTAAAGATTGATGCCTCTGCTGTATGTACTTCAAATGAGGTCTTACCCAAAGATAGTGAAGGTATAGAGGAGACATCAAGCGGAGTCGTACTAACTTCTTTTCAATTGGATGAAGTGAGGTTTGGCAATCTTGACAATCAGATATTAGAAGTTTCTCCAGAGTTGGATGGAAGTTTTTCCATTGGTCTAGATGTCCTTGTGTCCATGGATGACAAACCTGCAGATagagttgaaaattttgaaactgtGGCTGCAGATGAAGCTGATGCAGAATGTAGTGGGAGAAAAAATGATTCTGAGAAAGTTGGGGATGGTGCTAAGCTGTTTGAAGAAGCACTGGTTTCTCCGCATTTGTTTGATTGTTCCA GAGATGAAGATGGATTTGACAGTTTTGTTGAGGGAAACAGCTATGACACAGAGGGAAAGGAGATGGCTGATGATGGTAGAG GAGATAATGAAGTTTCACCGGAGGAAAGAGTCGGGGCCCAGAAAAATGATGGTCCAGTGGATGGTAACGTGGAAAATAGTGCAACAGCCCCTCAAGAATTGGCCGGAGACCAAGTTGATGGCCAAAATGGTGCAGTAACTCATGCTGATTTAAATGGCATTGATTTTTTGACTTTTAATGAGCCTTTACGTAGGAGTAGCGTTGATAAGACAGAGGAAGGACTTGGTTTTAATAGGCTTGCTAAGATGGGCATTGACAGTGCCAGCTCTGAGGGTCCGGGATATGCAGAATTTGAGAATTCCCATGTTGTAACTTCAGAGAAATCTGAAGTGGCTGTTAATCACGTTGTCCTTCCAACAGTTATTGCTTTGCCAAGTTTTG CAACTAGAGCTTTGGACTCAAATGATGATTCGTGTGCATTCACCACCTGGGAGCTGAATTTGCTTCTAGGTGgcagtgaagaagatgaagttgaGAAATCAGGTGGAGTGGACTCAGTTGCCAATCTATTGAGTACAACTAGTGAGGATACTGAGGAAGTGTCAATGAATGTGGCAATTGCTGAAGACCAGCATGGTACTCATGAGCAGCATATGGTAGAGGATGTTGCACAGATGGTAGGCAGTTGCCTTGCTGTCTCAGATGAGCCTATCTCTGAAAATGACAAtgaatcaaagaaacaaggtgAAGTTTTTGCCATCACCCAAGAGCACGCTGGTTGTGAGAATGATGAACATCAGTTTATCAAGGTTGGGATTTCAAGCAGTTCCATAGATACTGAGATACCGGACGCTGCTGACCTTGATGTCAGTAATCGTGTTACTGCAGAGGAAACCATGGCAGAATGTGGTCACAATGATTCAAAACAAGTGCAAAATAATGCTGACGTTGGAGGTACAAAGTTTTCAGTTGGAAGGGATGGAAGTGAACATAGAGTAGAAGCAATGGAGATTGATGTGCCAAAAATAGATGCAACAATTGAAGAACTATCTCCTGCTTCCACAAATATGGTTGTTGGTAGAG AGATTGATGCTGAATTTGTCCAGACTCCACAATCAAAGTTGGAATCACCAAAACTGAAGGAAAAGGCCAGTTTGTCTGTCAAACAGTTGAATTCTTCAGTGGTGAAAGGAACAATGTTTAAAGCTAGTCTGATCCCAAGAACGCCCAAGAATCTTAATATGAAAGAGAATGTGGGAAGCAGCAAGAATGATCAAATTGGTAACACTACAGCAGCAAGAACAATGCCCAAAAGGCGCCCGTTGGAGGATCTCCAAAACAATTAG